One genomic window of Vicugna pacos chromosome 18, VicPac4, whole genome shotgun sequence includes the following:
- the BRAT1 gene encoding BRCA1-associated ATM activator 1 isoform X1, protein MDPECSRLLPALCAVLVDPRQPVADDTCLEKLLDWFKTVTEAGPSLLLLQENPCLVELLFRVLKAHDPHPRVLSFSLRLAGLFAAQEDCFQYLQQGELLPMLFGEAGPLGGAAWTAPTVRSGWLQGLRSLAQHPSALLFLADCGAVDTIFSLQGDSSLFVASAAGQLLVHILALAMQSPAEGHPSPQGCDWPACAQKIVCHVEDSLHSTATPQVTQALNVLTTTFGHCHGPWTQGLWVRLSPLVACLLEKDPIPASHSLMDLLLSVARSPVGSSDCGLWETLAQTLSHLSPIQAGPLALGILKLQDCPQALKTQAFGVLLQPLACVLKAAAQSPGPPGFPEGATGDSMTVDTFLSSKSACVGLLCQALAHLELLQLLPQRPSPWPQAPLLRAAVAILRFCNGSAAPTSDVGGHLCAVLAGCVRVQRAALDFLGTLSQGTGPQELVTQVFAVLLEYLTSPDSSPTVQVLKKAFQATLRWLLGSPKAPSCCDLDPHTQLFLRELLPVLRKRLCSPCWEARDSGLEFLTQVTRHWGGQAAFRHALLASEVPELTRQLLRDPESYVRASAVTATGQLSSWGLYTTPTSPEHPEVQQESLFTELLHILSTDSEGFPRRAVMQVFTQWLKDGHADVAEDLEQFVARVLQVASRDLDWEVRAQGLELALVFLEQLLGHPGSRCPYAVALPEAAAPATLAQVLQALCRVQLFEFALRALFDCDRPVAQKSCDLLLFLRAKATPCGGPQEAGASPDVVSVEAALQRWQAGEQGQPLGELEPEAVMAVLRSMDLEGLRGTLAKSSDHIEKSPQSLLQDLLASVGVLGENEADCY, encoded by the exons ATGGACCCAGAGTGCTCCCGCCTCCTCCCGGCTCTCTGTGCTGTCCTGGTAGACCCCAGGCAGCCCGTGGCAGATGACACTTGTTTGGAGAAGCTGCTGGACTGGTTTAAAACAGTAACTGAAGCAG ggcccaGTCTCCTGTTGCTGCAGGAGAACCCTTGCCTGGTGGAGCTGCTGTTCCGCGTGCTGAAAGCCCACGACCCGCATCCCAGAGTCCTCTCCTTCTCACTCCGCCTCGCAGGGCTGTTTGCAGCCCAGGAAGACTGCTTCCAGTATCTTCAG CAGGGGGAGTTGCTGCCCATGCTCTTCGGGGAGGCGGGGCCCCTCGGAGGGGCCGCCTGGACCGCCCCCACAGTGCGCAGTGGGTGGCTGCAGGGCCTGCGCTCCCTGGCCCAGCACCCCAGTGCCCTGCTCTTCCTTGCTGACTGTG GTGCTGTTGACACCATCTTCTCCCTGCAGGGAGATTCCAGCCTGTTTGTGGCCTCAGCAGCTGGACAGCTCCTGGTGCACATCCTTGCCTTGGCGATGCAAAGCCCAGCCGAGGGACATCCCAGCCCCCAGGGGTGTGACTGGCCAGCGTGTGCCCAGAAGATTGTGTGTCACGTCGAAGACTCCCTGCACTCCACAGCCACCCCGCAGGTCACGCAGGCCCTGAACGTCCTGACCACCACGTTTGGGCACTGCCACGGCCCATGGACACAGGGCCTCTGGGTGCGGCTGAGCCCCCTCGTGGCCTGTCTGCTCGAGAAAGACCCCATCCCAGCCTCACACTCGCTCATGGATCTCCTCCTCAGTGTGGCCCG TTCTCCTGTGGGGAGTTCTGACTGTGGCCTGTGGGAGACTTTGGCACAGACTCTGAGCCATCTGAGCCCCATACAAGCAGGGCCTCTGGCTTTAGGGATCCTGAAACTGCAGGACTG TCCACAGGCACTGAAGACCCAGGCCTTTGGtgtcctcctccagcccctggcctgTGTCCTGAAAGCTGCTGCTCAGTCCCCTGGACCTCCAG GTTTTCCAGAAGGGGCCACAGGCGACTCGATGACAGTGGACACGTTTCTCTCCTCCAAGTCGGCTTGTGTGGGTctcctgtgccaggccctggcccACCTGGAGCTGCTGCAACTGCTG ccccagcgccCCTCGCCCTGGCCCCAGGCGCCCCTGCTTCGGGCTGCGGTGGCAATACTGCGCTTCTGCAATGGCTCAGCAGCCCCCACCAGTGACGTGGGGGGCCACCTGTGTGCGGTCCTGGCGGGCTGTGTCCGGGTCCAGCGAGCGGCCCTGGATTTCCTGGGGACGCTGTCTCAGGGGACGG GCCCCCAAGAGCTGGTGACGCAGGTGTTTGCCGTCCTCCTGGAGTACCTCACAAGCCCTGACTCCAGCCCCACGGTACAG GTTCTGAAGAAGGCCTTCCAGGCCACACTCAGGTGGCTCCTGGGCTCCCCCAAGGCCCCTAGCTGCTGCGACCTGGACCCCCACACCCAGTTGTTCCTCAGAG AGCTGCTCCCTGTGCTGAGGAAACGGCTGTGCAGCCCCTGCTGGGAGGCCAGGGACTCGGGCCTCGAGTTCCTGACCCAAGTGACCAGACACTGGGGAG GGCAGGCCGCCTTCAGACATGCTCTCCTTGCTTCAGAGGTGCCTGAGCTCACCAGGCAGCTCCTGCGAGACCCTGAGAGTTACGTCCGCGCAAGTGCAGTGACTGCCACAGGGCAGCTGTCCAGCTGGGGGCTGTACACCACCCCCACCAGCCCAGAGCACCCAGAGGTCCAGCAG GAGAGCCTGTTCACGGAGCTTCTGCACATCCTCTCCACGGACTCAGAGGGCTTCCCCCGCAGGGCTGTCATGCAGGTCTTCACCCAGTGGCTGAAGGACGGCCACGCTGACGTGGCTGAGGACCTGGAGCAGTTCGTGGCCAGAGTGCTGCAGGTGGCGAGCCGGGACCTGGACTGGGAGGTGCGGGCCCAGGGCCTCGAGCTGGCGCTGGTGTTCCTGGAGCAGTTGCTGGGCCATCCTGGCTCCCGCTGTCCCTATGCTGTGGCCCTGCCCGAGGCAGCCGCGCCTGCCACGCTGGCCCAGGTCCTGCAGGCGCTCTGCCGGGTACAGCTCTTTGAGTTTGCCCTCCGTGCCTTATTTGACTGTGACCGACCTGTGGCCCAGAAGTCCTGTGACCTCCTGCTTTTCCTGAGGGCCAAGGCCACTCCCTGTGGTGGCCCACAGGAGGCGGGAGCCAGCCCCGACGTGGTCTCTGTGGAGGCTGCCCTGCAGAGGTGGCAGGCAGGCGAGCAGGGTCAGCCCCTGGGGGAGCTGGAGCCTGAGGCTGTCATGGCCGTGCTGAGGTCCATGGACCTGGAGGGCCTTCGGGGTACGCTGGCCAAGAGCAGTGACCACATAGAGAAGAGCCCTCAGTCGCTCCTGCAGGACCTGCTGGCCTCTGTGGGTGTCCTGGGGGAGAATGAGGCCGACTGTTACTGA
- the BRAT1 gene encoding BRCA1-associated ATM activator 1 isoform X2 — protein sequence MDPECSRLLPALCAVLVDPRQPVADDTCLEKLLDWFKTVTEAGPSLLLLQENPCLVELLFRVLKAHDPHPRVLSFSLRLAGLFAAQEDCFQYLQGELLPMLFGEAGPLGGAAWTAPTVRSGWLQGLRSLAQHPSALLFLADCGAVDTIFSLQGDSSLFVASAAGQLLVHILALAMQSPAEGHPSPQGCDWPACAQKIVCHVEDSLHSTATPQVTQALNVLTTTFGHCHGPWTQGLWVRLSPLVACLLEKDPIPASHSLMDLLLSVARSPVGSSDCGLWETLAQTLSHLSPIQAGPLALGILKLQDCPQALKTQAFGVLLQPLACVLKAAAQSPGPPGFPEGATGDSMTVDTFLSSKSACVGLLCQALAHLELLQLLPQRPSPWPQAPLLRAAVAILRFCNGSAAPTSDVGGHLCAVLAGCVRVQRAALDFLGTLSQGTGPQELVTQVFAVLLEYLTSPDSSPTVQVLKKAFQATLRWLLGSPKAPSCCDLDPHTQLFLRELLPVLRKRLCSPCWEARDSGLEFLTQVTRHWGGQAAFRHALLASEVPELTRQLLRDPESYVRASAVTATGQLSSWGLYTTPTSPEHPEVQQESLFTELLHILSTDSEGFPRRAVMQVFTQWLKDGHADVAEDLEQFVARVLQVASRDLDWEVRAQGLELALVFLEQLLGHPGSRCPYAVALPEAAAPATLAQVLQALCRVQLFEFALRALFDCDRPVAQKSCDLLLFLRAKATPCGGPQEAGASPDVVSVEAALQRWQAGEQGQPLGELEPEAVMAVLRSMDLEGLRGTLAKSSDHIEKSPQSLLQDLLASVGVLGENEADCY from the exons ATGGACCCAGAGTGCTCCCGCCTCCTCCCGGCTCTCTGTGCTGTCCTGGTAGACCCCAGGCAGCCCGTGGCAGATGACACTTGTTTGGAGAAGCTGCTGGACTGGTTTAAAACAGTAACTGAAGCAG ggcccaGTCTCCTGTTGCTGCAGGAGAACCCTTGCCTGGTGGAGCTGCTGTTCCGCGTGCTGAAAGCCCACGACCCGCATCCCAGAGTCCTCTCCTTCTCACTCCGCCTCGCAGGGCTGTTTGCAGCCCAGGAAGACTGCTTCCAGTATCTTCAG GGGGAGTTGCTGCCCATGCTCTTCGGGGAGGCGGGGCCCCTCGGAGGGGCCGCCTGGACCGCCCCCACAGTGCGCAGTGGGTGGCTGCAGGGCCTGCGCTCCCTGGCCCAGCACCCCAGTGCCCTGCTCTTCCTTGCTGACTGTG GTGCTGTTGACACCATCTTCTCCCTGCAGGGAGATTCCAGCCTGTTTGTGGCCTCAGCAGCTGGACAGCTCCTGGTGCACATCCTTGCCTTGGCGATGCAAAGCCCAGCCGAGGGACATCCCAGCCCCCAGGGGTGTGACTGGCCAGCGTGTGCCCAGAAGATTGTGTGTCACGTCGAAGACTCCCTGCACTCCACAGCCACCCCGCAGGTCACGCAGGCCCTGAACGTCCTGACCACCACGTTTGGGCACTGCCACGGCCCATGGACACAGGGCCTCTGGGTGCGGCTGAGCCCCCTCGTGGCCTGTCTGCTCGAGAAAGACCCCATCCCAGCCTCACACTCGCTCATGGATCTCCTCCTCAGTGTGGCCCG TTCTCCTGTGGGGAGTTCTGACTGTGGCCTGTGGGAGACTTTGGCACAGACTCTGAGCCATCTGAGCCCCATACAAGCAGGGCCTCTGGCTTTAGGGATCCTGAAACTGCAGGACTG TCCACAGGCACTGAAGACCCAGGCCTTTGGtgtcctcctccagcccctggcctgTGTCCTGAAAGCTGCTGCTCAGTCCCCTGGACCTCCAG GTTTTCCAGAAGGGGCCACAGGCGACTCGATGACAGTGGACACGTTTCTCTCCTCCAAGTCGGCTTGTGTGGGTctcctgtgccaggccctggcccACCTGGAGCTGCTGCAACTGCTG ccccagcgccCCTCGCCCTGGCCCCAGGCGCCCCTGCTTCGGGCTGCGGTGGCAATACTGCGCTTCTGCAATGGCTCAGCAGCCCCCACCAGTGACGTGGGGGGCCACCTGTGTGCGGTCCTGGCGGGCTGTGTCCGGGTCCAGCGAGCGGCCCTGGATTTCCTGGGGACGCTGTCTCAGGGGACGG GCCCCCAAGAGCTGGTGACGCAGGTGTTTGCCGTCCTCCTGGAGTACCTCACAAGCCCTGACTCCAGCCCCACGGTACAG GTTCTGAAGAAGGCCTTCCAGGCCACACTCAGGTGGCTCCTGGGCTCCCCCAAGGCCCCTAGCTGCTGCGACCTGGACCCCCACACCCAGTTGTTCCTCAGAG AGCTGCTCCCTGTGCTGAGGAAACGGCTGTGCAGCCCCTGCTGGGAGGCCAGGGACTCGGGCCTCGAGTTCCTGACCCAAGTGACCAGACACTGGGGAG GGCAGGCCGCCTTCAGACATGCTCTCCTTGCTTCAGAGGTGCCTGAGCTCACCAGGCAGCTCCTGCGAGACCCTGAGAGTTACGTCCGCGCAAGTGCAGTGACTGCCACAGGGCAGCTGTCCAGCTGGGGGCTGTACACCACCCCCACCAGCCCAGAGCACCCAGAGGTCCAGCAG GAGAGCCTGTTCACGGAGCTTCTGCACATCCTCTCCACGGACTCAGAGGGCTTCCCCCGCAGGGCTGTCATGCAGGTCTTCACCCAGTGGCTGAAGGACGGCCACGCTGACGTGGCTGAGGACCTGGAGCAGTTCGTGGCCAGAGTGCTGCAGGTGGCGAGCCGGGACCTGGACTGGGAGGTGCGGGCCCAGGGCCTCGAGCTGGCGCTGGTGTTCCTGGAGCAGTTGCTGGGCCATCCTGGCTCCCGCTGTCCCTATGCTGTGGCCCTGCCCGAGGCAGCCGCGCCTGCCACGCTGGCCCAGGTCCTGCAGGCGCTCTGCCGGGTACAGCTCTTTGAGTTTGCCCTCCGTGCCTTATTTGACTGTGACCGACCTGTGGCCCAGAAGTCCTGTGACCTCCTGCTTTTCCTGAGGGCCAAGGCCACTCCCTGTGGTGGCCCACAGGAGGCGGGAGCCAGCCCCGACGTGGTCTCTGTGGAGGCTGCCCTGCAGAGGTGGCAGGCAGGCGAGCAGGGTCAGCCCCTGGGGGAGCTGGAGCCTGAGGCTGTCATGGCCGTGCTGAGGTCCATGGACCTGGAGGGCCTTCGGGGTACGCTGGCCAAGAGCAGTGACCACATAGAGAAGAGCCCTCAGTCGCTCCTGCAGGACCTGCTGGCCTCTGTGGGTGTCCTGGGGGAGAATGAGGCCGACTGTTACTGA
- the BRAT1 gene encoding BRCA1-associated ATM activator 1 isoform X4, which produces MDPECSRLLPALCAVLVDPRQPVADDTCLEKLLDWFKTVTEAGPSLLLLQENPCLVELLFRVLKAHDPHPRVLSFSLRLAGLFAAQEDCFQYLQQGELLPMLFGEAGPLGGAAWTAPTVRSGWLQGLRSLAQHPSALLFLADCGAVDTIFSLQGDSSLFVASAAGQLLVHILALAMQSPAEGHPSPQGCDWPACAQKIVCHVEDSLHSTATPQVTQALNVLTTTFGHCHGPWTQGLWVRLSPLVACLLEKDPIPASHSLMDLLLSVARSPVGSSDCGLWETLAQTLSHLSPIQAGPLALGILKLQDCPQALKTQAFGVLLQPLACVLKAAAQSPGPPGFPEGATGDSMTVDTFLSSKSACVGLLCQALAHLELLQLLPQRPSPWPQAPLLRAAVAILRFCNGSAAPTSDVGGHLCAVLAGCVRVQRAALDFLGTLSQGTGPQELVTQVFAVLLEYLTSPDSSPTVQVLKKAFQATLRWLLGSPKAPSCCDLDPHTQLFLRELLPVLRKRLCSPCWEARDSGLEFLTQVTRHWGEVPELTRQLLRDPESYVRASAVTATGQLSSWGLYTTPTSPEHPEVQQESLFTELLHILSTDSEGFPRRAVMQVFTQWLKDGHADVAEDLEQFVARVLQVASRDLDWEVRAQGLELALVFLEQLLGHPGSRCPYAVALPEAAAPATLAQVLQALCRVQLFEFALRALFDCDRPVAQKSCDLLLFLRAKATPCGGPQEAGASPDVVSVEAALQRWQAGEQGQPLGELEPEAVMAVLRSMDLEGLRGTLAKSSDHIEKSPQSLLQDLLASVGVLGENEADCY; this is translated from the exons ATGGACCCAGAGTGCTCCCGCCTCCTCCCGGCTCTCTGTGCTGTCCTGGTAGACCCCAGGCAGCCCGTGGCAGATGACACTTGTTTGGAGAAGCTGCTGGACTGGTTTAAAACAGTAACTGAAGCAG ggcccaGTCTCCTGTTGCTGCAGGAGAACCCTTGCCTGGTGGAGCTGCTGTTCCGCGTGCTGAAAGCCCACGACCCGCATCCCAGAGTCCTCTCCTTCTCACTCCGCCTCGCAGGGCTGTTTGCAGCCCAGGAAGACTGCTTCCAGTATCTTCAG CAGGGGGAGTTGCTGCCCATGCTCTTCGGGGAGGCGGGGCCCCTCGGAGGGGCCGCCTGGACCGCCCCCACAGTGCGCAGTGGGTGGCTGCAGGGCCTGCGCTCCCTGGCCCAGCACCCCAGTGCCCTGCTCTTCCTTGCTGACTGTG GTGCTGTTGACACCATCTTCTCCCTGCAGGGAGATTCCAGCCTGTTTGTGGCCTCAGCAGCTGGACAGCTCCTGGTGCACATCCTTGCCTTGGCGATGCAAAGCCCAGCCGAGGGACATCCCAGCCCCCAGGGGTGTGACTGGCCAGCGTGTGCCCAGAAGATTGTGTGTCACGTCGAAGACTCCCTGCACTCCACAGCCACCCCGCAGGTCACGCAGGCCCTGAACGTCCTGACCACCACGTTTGGGCACTGCCACGGCCCATGGACACAGGGCCTCTGGGTGCGGCTGAGCCCCCTCGTGGCCTGTCTGCTCGAGAAAGACCCCATCCCAGCCTCACACTCGCTCATGGATCTCCTCCTCAGTGTGGCCCG TTCTCCTGTGGGGAGTTCTGACTGTGGCCTGTGGGAGACTTTGGCACAGACTCTGAGCCATCTGAGCCCCATACAAGCAGGGCCTCTGGCTTTAGGGATCCTGAAACTGCAGGACTG TCCACAGGCACTGAAGACCCAGGCCTTTGGtgtcctcctccagcccctggcctgTGTCCTGAAAGCTGCTGCTCAGTCCCCTGGACCTCCAG GTTTTCCAGAAGGGGCCACAGGCGACTCGATGACAGTGGACACGTTTCTCTCCTCCAAGTCGGCTTGTGTGGGTctcctgtgccaggccctggcccACCTGGAGCTGCTGCAACTGCTG ccccagcgccCCTCGCCCTGGCCCCAGGCGCCCCTGCTTCGGGCTGCGGTGGCAATACTGCGCTTCTGCAATGGCTCAGCAGCCCCCACCAGTGACGTGGGGGGCCACCTGTGTGCGGTCCTGGCGGGCTGTGTCCGGGTCCAGCGAGCGGCCCTGGATTTCCTGGGGACGCTGTCTCAGGGGACGG GCCCCCAAGAGCTGGTGACGCAGGTGTTTGCCGTCCTCCTGGAGTACCTCACAAGCCCTGACTCCAGCCCCACGGTACAG GTTCTGAAGAAGGCCTTCCAGGCCACACTCAGGTGGCTCCTGGGCTCCCCCAAGGCCCCTAGCTGCTGCGACCTGGACCCCCACACCCAGTTGTTCCTCAGAG AGCTGCTCCCTGTGCTGAGGAAACGGCTGTGCAGCCCCTGCTGGGAGGCCAGGGACTCGGGCCTCGAGTTCCTGACCCAAGTGACCAGACACTGGGGAG AGGTGCCTGAGCTCACCAGGCAGCTCCTGCGAGACCCTGAGAGTTACGTCCGCGCAAGTGCAGTGACTGCCACAGGGCAGCTGTCCAGCTGGGGGCTGTACACCACCCCCACCAGCCCAGAGCACCCAGAGGTCCAGCAG GAGAGCCTGTTCACGGAGCTTCTGCACATCCTCTCCACGGACTCAGAGGGCTTCCCCCGCAGGGCTGTCATGCAGGTCTTCACCCAGTGGCTGAAGGACGGCCACGCTGACGTGGCTGAGGACCTGGAGCAGTTCGTGGCCAGAGTGCTGCAGGTGGCGAGCCGGGACCTGGACTGGGAGGTGCGGGCCCAGGGCCTCGAGCTGGCGCTGGTGTTCCTGGAGCAGTTGCTGGGCCATCCTGGCTCCCGCTGTCCCTATGCTGTGGCCCTGCCCGAGGCAGCCGCGCCTGCCACGCTGGCCCAGGTCCTGCAGGCGCTCTGCCGGGTACAGCTCTTTGAGTTTGCCCTCCGTGCCTTATTTGACTGTGACCGACCTGTGGCCCAGAAGTCCTGTGACCTCCTGCTTTTCCTGAGGGCCAAGGCCACTCCCTGTGGTGGCCCACAGGAGGCGGGAGCCAGCCCCGACGTGGTCTCTGTGGAGGCTGCCCTGCAGAGGTGGCAGGCAGGCGAGCAGGGTCAGCCCCTGGGGGAGCTGGAGCCTGAGGCTGTCATGGCCGTGCTGAGGTCCATGGACCTGGAGGGCCTTCGGGGTACGCTGGCCAAGAGCAGTGACCACATAGAGAAGAGCCCTCAGTCGCTCCTGCAGGACCTGCTGGCCTCTGTGGGTGTCCTGGGGGAGAATGAGGCCGACTGTTACTGA
- the BRAT1 gene encoding BRCA1-associated ATM activator 1 isoform X5: MLFGEAGPLGGAAWTAPTVRSGWLQGLRSLAQHPSALLFLADCGAVDTIFSLQGDSSLFVASAAGQLLVHILALAMQSPAEGHPSPQGCDWPACAQKIVCHVEDSLHSTATPQVTQALNVLTTTFGHCHGPWTQGLWVRLSPLVACLLEKDPIPASHSLMDLLLSVARSPVGSSDCGLWETLAQTLSHLSPIQAGPLALGILKLQDCPQALKTQAFGVLLQPLACVLKAAAQSPGPPGFPEGATGDSMTVDTFLSSKSACVGLLCQALAHLELLQLLPQRPSPWPQAPLLRAAVAILRFCNGSAAPTSDVGGHLCAVLAGCVRVQRAALDFLGTLSQGTGPQELVTQVFAVLLEYLTSPDSSPTVQVLKKAFQATLRWLLGSPKAPSCCDLDPHTQLFLRELLPVLRKRLCSPCWEARDSGLEFLTQVTRHWGGQAAFRHALLASEVPELTRQLLRDPESYVRASAVTATGQLSSWGLYTTPTSPEHPEVQQESLFTELLHILSTDSEGFPRRAVMQVFTQWLKDGHADVAEDLEQFVARVLQVASRDLDWEVRAQGLELALVFLEQLLGHPGSRCPYAVALPEAAAPATLAQVLQALCRVQLFEFALRALFDCDRPVAQKSCDLLLFLRAKATPCGGPQEAGASPDVVSVEAALQRWQAGEQGQPLGELEPEAVMAVLRSMDLEGLRGTLAKSSDHIEKSPQSLLQDLLASVGVLGENEADCY, translated from the exons ATGCTCTTCGGGGAGGCGGGGCCCCTCGGAGGGGCCGCCTGGACCGCCCCCACAGTGCGCAGTGGGTGGCTGCAGGGCCTGCGCTCCCTGGCCCAGCACCCCAGTGCCCTGCTCTTCCTTGCTGACTGTG GTGCTGTTGACACCATCTTCTCCCTGCAGGGAGATTCCAGCCTGTTTGTGGCCTCAGCAGCTGGACAGCTCCTGGTGCACATCCTTGCCTTGGCGATGCAAAGCCCAGCCGAGGGACATCCCAGCCCCCAGGGGTGTGACTGGCCAGCGTGTGCCCAGAAGATTGTGTGTCACGTCGAAGACTCCCTGCACTCCACAGCCACCCCGCAGGTCACGCAGGCCCTGAACGTCCTGACCACCACGTTTGGGCACTGCCACGGCCCATGGACACAGGGCCTCTGGGTGCGGCTGAGCCCCCTCGTGGCCTGTCTGCTCGAGAAAGACCCCATCCCAGCCTCACACTCGCTCATGGATCTCCTCCTCAGTGTGGCCCG TTCTCCTGTGGGGAGTTCTGACTGTGGCCTGTGGGAGACTTTGGCACAGACTCTGAGCCATCTGAGCCCCATACAAGCAGGGCCTCTGGCTTTAGGGATCCTGAAACTGCAGGACTG TCCACAGGCACTGAAGACCCAGGCCTTTGGtgtcctcctccagcccctggcctgTGTCCTGAAAGCTGCTGCTCAGTCCCCTGGACCTCCAG GTTTTCCAGAAGGGGCCACAGGCGACTCGATGACAGTGGACACGTTTCTCTCCTCCAAGTCGGCTTGTGTGGGTctcctgtgccaggccctggcccACCTGGAGCTGCTGCAACTGCTG ccccagcgccCCTCGCCCTGGCCCCAGGCGCCCCTGCTTCGGGCTGCGGTGGCAATACTGCGCTTCTGCAATGGCTCAGCAGCCCCCACCAGTGACGTGGGGGGCCACCTGTGTGCGGTCCTGGCGGGCTGTGTCCGGGTCCAGCGAGCGGCCCTGGATTTCCTGGGGACGCTGTCTCAGGGGACGG GCCCCCAAGAGCTGGTGACGCAGGTGTTTGCCGTCCTCCTGGAGTACCTCACAAGCCCTGACTCCAGCCCCACGGTACAG GTTCTGAAGAAGGCCTTCCAGGCCACACTCAGGTGGCTCCTGGGCTCCCCCAAGGCCCCTAGCTGCTGCGACCTGGACCCCCACACCCAGTTGTTCCTCAGAG AGCTGCTCCCTGTGCTGAGGAAACGGCTGTGCAGCCCCTGCTGGGAGGCCAGGGACTCGGGCCTCGAGTTCCTGACCCAAGTGACCAGACACTGGGGAG GGCAGGCCGCCTTCAGACATGCTCTCCTTGCTTCAGAGGTGCCTGAGCTCACCAGGCAGCTCCTGCGAGACCCTGAGAGTTACGTCCGCGCAAGTGCAGTGACTGCCACAGGGCAGCTGTCCAGCTGGGGGCTGTACACCACCCCCACCAGCCCAGAGCACCCAGAGGTCCAGCAG GAGAGCCTGTTCACGGAGCTTCTGCACATCCTCTCCACGGACTCAGAGGGCTTCCCCCGCAGGGCTGTCATGCAGGTCTTCACCCAGTGGCTGAAGGACGGCCACGCTGACGTGGCTGAGGACCTGGAGCAGTTCGTGGCCAGAGTGCTGCAGGTGGCGAGCCGGGACCTGGACTGGGAGGTGCGGGCCCAGGGCCTCGAGCTGGCGCTGGTGTTCCTGGAGCAGTTGCTGGGCCATCCTGGCTCCCGCTGTCCCTATGCTGTGGCCCTGCCCGAGGCAGCCGCGCCTGCCACGCTGGCCCAGGTCCTGCAGGCGCTCTGCCGGGTACAGCTCTTTGAGTTTGCCCTCCGTGCCTTATTTGACTGTGACCGACCTGTGGCCCAGAAGTCCTGTGACCTCCTGCTTTTCCTGAGGGCCAAGGCCACTCCCTGTGGTGGCCCACAGGAGGCGGGAGCCAGCCCCGACGTGGTCTCTGTGGAGGCTGCCCTGCAGAGGTGGCAGGCAGGCGAGCAGGGTCAGCCCCTGGGGGAGCTGGAGCCTGAGGCTGTCATGGCCGTGCTGAGGTCCATGGACCTGGAGGGCCTTCGGGGTACGCTGGCCAAGAGCAGTGACCACATAGAGAAGAGCCCTCAGTCGCTCCTGCAGGACCTGCTGGCCTCTGTGGGTGTCCTGGGGGAGAATGAGGCCGACTGTTACTGA